A region from the Streptomyces lydicus genome encodes:
- a CDS encoding flavodoxin family protein, translated as MTSSVLPAPVVSIAYHSGFGHTAVLAEAVHAAAAGAGATVHLIKVDEITEAQWDQLDASDAIVFGSPTYMGTASGAFHTFAEATAKRWATRAWQDKLAAGFTNSASKSGDKLHTLQFFTVLAAQHGMSWVSLNLLPGWNSSTASENDLNRLGFFLGAGAQSDNDQGAEAVHKADIATAEHLGRRIAEQARIFAAGRAAVAA; from the coding sequence GTGACCAGCTCCGTCCTGCCCGCCCCCGTCGTCTCCATCGCCTATCACTCCGGCTTCGGCCACACCGCCGTACTGGCCGAGGCCGTCCACGCGGCTGCCGCCGGGGCAGGGGCCACCGTCCACCTGATCAAGGTCGACGAGATCACCGAGGCCCAGTGGGATCAGCTCGACGCCTCCGACGCGATCGTCTTCGGTTCGCCGACCTACATGGGGACGGCCTCCGGGGCGTTCCACACCTTCGCCGAGGCGACCGCCAAGCGCTGGGCGACCCGTGCCTGGCAGGACAAGCTCGCGGCCGGCTTCACCAACTCCGCCTCCAAGAGCGGGGACAAGCTGCACACCCTGCAGTTCTTCACGGTGCTCGCCGCCCAGCACGGCATGAGCTGGGTCAGCCTCAACCTGCTCCCCGGCTGGAACTCCTCCACCGCCTCGGAGAACGACCTCAACCGGCTCGGCTTCTTCCTGGGGGCCGGCGCCCAGTCCGACAACGACCAGGGCGCGGAGGCGGTCCACAAGGCCGATATCGCCACCGCCGAACACCTCGGACGCCGTATCGCCGAGCAGGCCCGCATCTTCGCTGCGGGCCGCGCCGCCGTCGCCGCCTGA
- a CDS encoding winged helix-turn-helix transcriptional regulator, translated as MATENPAETAEEPPTDCADDLAYDVFARDCPSRDALKHVTDRWGSLTLGALLDGTFRFNELRRRVQGVSEKMLAQTLHALERDGLVHREAQQTNPPRVDYALTPLGHQVARQLQLLIALVEDRMPQVLQARERYDARHPAG; from the coding sequence ATGGCGACCGAGAACCCTGCCGAGACGGCCGAGGAGCCTCCCACCGACTGTGCGGACGATCTGGCCTATGACGTGTTCGCGCGCGACTGTCCCTCCCGTGACGCGCTCAAACACGTCACCGACCGATGGGGCAGCCTGACGCTGGGCGCGCTGCTCGACGGCACCTTCCGGTTCAACGAACTGCGCCGCCGGGTGCAAGGGGTGAGCGAAAAGATGCTGGCCCAGACCCTGCACGCACTGGAGCGGGACGGGCTCGTCCACCGCGAGGCGCAGCAGACCAACCCGCCCCGGGTGGATTACGCGCTGACACCGCTGGGCCACCAGGTCGCCCGGCAACTGCAGCTGTTGATCGCCCTGGTGGAGGACCGGATGCCGCAGGTGCTCCAGGCCCGGGAGCGCTATGACGCCCGGCACCCCGCGGGCTGA
- the mutM gene encoding bifunctional DNA-formamidopyrimidine glycosylase/DNA-(apurinic or apyrimidinic site) lyase: MPELPEVEVVRRGLERWVSGRTIDEVEVRHPRAIRRHTAGAADFAARLMGLQLGAARRRGKYLWLPVTGGGPAAQTAAEGLPPMVTPSVTHGLAILAHLGMSGQLLVQPQDAPDEKHLRIRLRFADDLGTELRFVDQRTFGGLSLHDTVPGDADHLPDAIAHIARDPLDAAFDDAAFHDALRRRRTTVKRALLDQTLISGVGNIYADEALWRSKLHYERPTATFTRPRTAELLGHVREVMDAALAVGGTSFDSLYVNVNGESGYFERSLDAYGREDEPCRRCGTPIRRRPWMNRSSYFCPRCQRPPRG; this comes from the coding sequence GTGCCCGAGCTGCCCGAGGTCGAGGTCGTACGCCGCGGACTGGAGCGCTGGGTCAGCGGCCGCACGATCGACGAGGTCGAGGTGCGGCATCCGCGCGCGATCCGCCGGCACACGGCCGGTGCGGCCGACTTCGCGGCCCGGCTCATGGGTCTGCAACTCGGCGCGGCACGGCGGCGCGGCAAGTACCTCTGGCTCCCGGTGACCGGCGGGGGCCCGGCCGCACAGACCGCCGCCGAAGGCCTTCCCCCGATGGTCACGCCGTCCGTCACCCACGGCCTGGCGATCCTCGCCCACCTCGGGATGAGCGGCCAGTTGCTCGTCCAGCCGCAGGACGCCCCGGACGAGAAGCATCTGCGGATCCGGCTCCGCTTCGCCGACGACCTCGGCACCGAACTCCGCTTCGTCGACCAGCGCACCTTCGGCGGCCTCTCACTGCACGACACCGTCCCCGGCGACGCGGACCACCTGCCCGACGCCATCGCCCATATCGCCCGCGACCCGCTCGACGCGGCCTTCGACGACGCCGCCTTCCACGACGCGCTGCGCCGCCGCCGGACCACCGTCAAACGGGCGTTGCTCGACCAGACGCTGATCAGCGGCGTGGGCAACATCTACGCGGACGAGGCGCTGTGGCGCAGCAAGCTCCACTACGAACGGCCGACCGCCACCTTCACCCGCCCGCGCACCGCCGAACTGCTCGGCCACGTACGGGAGGTGATGGATGCCGCGCTCGCCGTCGGCGGCACCAGCTTCGACAGTCTCTATGTCAACGTCAACGGGGAGTCCGGCTACTTCGAGCGCTCCCTGGACGCCTACGGCCGCGAGGACGAACCCTGCCGCCGCTGCGGTACCCCGATCCGCCGCCGTCCCTGGATGAACCGCTCCAGCTACTTCTGCCCCCGCTGCCAGCGGCCGCCGCGCGGCTGA
- the rnc gene encoding ribonuclease III, translating to MSDANSTSRKRGDDPTPADTASSHTLLEGRLGYKLESALLVRALTHRSYAYENGGLPTNERLEFLGDSVLGLVVTDTLYRIHPDLPEGQLAKLRAAVVNSRALAEVGRGLDLGAFIRLGRGEEGTGGRDKASILADTLEAVIGAVYLDQGLDAAGELVHRLFDPLIEKSSSLGAGLDWKTSLQELTATEGLGVPEYLVTETGPDHEKTFTAAARVGGVSYGTGTGRSKKEAEQQAAESAWREIRAAADEAAKAAEAAKAAEPAETVPEDTAG from the coding sequence ATGTCAGACGCCAATTCGACTTCCCGCAAACGCGGGGATGACCCGACTCCGGCGGACACGGCCTCGTCTCACACGCTTCTGGAAGGGCGGCTCGGGTACAAGCTCGAGTCCGCCCTTCTGGTGCGTGCGCTGACGCACCGCTCGTACGCATACGAGAACGGCGGTCTGCCCACCAACGAACGGCTCGAATTCCTCGGGGATTCGGTGCTCGGCCTGGTGGTCACGGACACGCTGTACCGCATCCACCCCGATCTGCCCGAGGGCCAGCTGGCCAAGCTCCGGGCCGCGGTGGTCAACTCGCGTGCACTCGCCGAGGTGGGCCGCGGCCTCGACCTCGGCGCCTTCATCCGCCTCGGACGGGGCGAAGAGGGCACGGGCGGCCGGGACAAGGCATCCATCCTCGCCGACACCCTGGAAGCGGTGATCGGCGCGGTCTACCTCGACCAGGGCCTCGACGCGGCCGGCGAGCTGGTACACCGGCTCTTCGACCCGCTCATCGAGAAGTCCTCCAGCCTGGGCGCGGGCCTCGACTGGAAGACCAGCCTCCAGGAGCTCACCGCGACCGAAGGCCTCGGGGTTCCGGAGTACCTGGTCACGGAGACCGGACCGGACCACGAGAAGACCTTTACTGCTGCCGCCCGCGTCGGTGGTGTCTCGTACGGCACCGGCACCGGCCGCAGCAAGAAGGAAGCCGAGCAGCAGGCGGCCGAATCCGCATGGCGCGAGATCCGCGCCGCGGCGGACGAGGCGGCCAAGGCAGCCGAGGCGGCCAAGGCGGCAGAGCCCGCCGAGACCGTCCCGGAGGACACCGCCGGCTAG
- the rpmF gene encoding 50S ribosomal protein L32, which yields MAVPKRKMSRSNTRHRRSQWKAAVPTLVACERCHEPKQQHIACPSCGTYNKRQVLEV from the coding sequence GTGGCTGTTCCGAAGCGGAAGATGTCGCGCAGCAACACGCGCCACCGCCGGTCGCAGTGGAAGGCTGCGGTCCCCACCCTGGTGGCGTGCGAGCGCTGCCACGAGCCGAAGCAGCAGCACATCGCGTGCCCGAGCTGCGGCACCTACAACAAGCGCCAGGTCCTCGAGGTCTGA
- a CDS encoding YceD family protein: MNARLDHRSPLVFDTRELGRRPGALKRVSRSVEAPRDLGNEVIGVPQGAPIELDLRLESVMDGVLVTGTGRATVKGECVRCLEPLERELDADFQEMFAYPDADARVHEDAGDDAEDEEDTLFLEDDLFDLEPVLRDAVVLALPMQPVCQDDCPGLCSDCGVRLADDPDHHHDAVDIRWAALQGLAGTVKDGEKDNMGGAEAGVDEKQEK, translated from the coding sequence ATCAACGCCCGCCTCGACCACCGTTCCCCTCTCGTGTTCGACACACGCGAGCTGGGCCGGCGTCCCGGTGCGCTCAAGAGGGTCTCCCGCTCCGTCGAGGCCCCCCGGGACCTCGGCAATGAGGTCATCGGCGTACCCCAGGGCGCACCGATCGAGCTCGACCTCCGCCTGGAATCGGTCATGGACGGGGTGCTTGTCACAGGCACCGGCCGTGCAACCGTGAAGGGGGAGTGCGTAAGGTGTCTGGAGCCGCTGGAGCGAGAGCTCGACGCGGACTTCCAGGAGATGTTCGCCTACCCCGACGCCGACGCCAGGGTCCATGAGGACGCCGGCGACGACGCCGAGGACGAGGAGGACACCCTCTTCCTCGAGGACGACCTGTTCGACCTCGAACCCGTGCTGCGTGACGCGGTGGTGCTTGCACTGCCGATGCAGCCGGTGTGCCAGGACGACTGCCCCGGCCTGTGCTCCGATTGCGGAGTGCGGCTGGCGGACGACCCGGACCACCACCACGACGCCGTCGACATCCGTTGGGCGGCACTGCAGGGACTCGCCGGGACCGTCAAGGACGGCGAGAAGGACAACATGGGCGGCGCCGAAGCGGGCGTCGACGAGAAGCAGGAGAAGTAG
- a CDS encoding ATP synthase F0 subunit B, giving the protein MDVQKKLDDIVATVGGARSMPMSASCVVNRAELLAMLEEVRAALPGSLAQAQELLGGREQMVEQARAEAERIIETAHAQRGSLISDTEVARQSQDEADRILAEARREAEEIRAEADDYVDSKLANFEVVLTKTIGSVDRGREKLLGRDPGQGGQEFPDEDGTQPPERSADPETLRQRADAYVDAKFGAFQAVLTKTLEAVGRGRDKLQGARAIDELGLHLATQGDPQAGHQADADYLAGLAGIGAEQQQPPQAPPMPQMPPMPEAQPQPQVQEHQQPLQPQQQGYYTDPGVYQQQDVYGYQQPQEVPYAQHQDPYGYDWQQAQQQGYDPNAYLQQQVPPQPQQPPHGHPAQPGALDETSLFDTSMIDLDQLRAYEEGRQ; this is encoded by the coding sequence GTGGACGTGCAGAAGAAGCTCGACGACATCGTCGCGACCGTCGGCGGTGCCCGGTCCATGCCCATGTCGGCCTCGTGCGTGGTCAACCGCGCCGAGCTGCTCGCCATGCTGGAGGAGGTGCGGGCGGCGCTCCCGGGCTCCCTCGCGCAGGCGCAGGAGCTGCTGGGCGGGCGGGAGCAGATGGTCGAGCAGGCGCGGGCCGAGGCGGAGCGGATCATCGAGACCGCGCACGCCCAGCGCGGCTCGCTGATCTCCGACACCGAGGTCGCCCGGCAGTCCCAGGACGAGGCGGACCGGATCCTCGCGGAGGCCCGCCGGGAGGCGGAGGAGATCCGCGCCGAGGCCGACGACTACGTCGACAGCAAGCTCGCCAACTTCGAGGTCGTGCTGACCAAGACCATCGGCTCCGTCGACCGCGGCCGCGAGAAGCTGCTCGGCCGCGACCCCGGGCAGGGCGGGCAGGAGTTCCCGGACGAGGACGGCACCCAGCCCCCGGAGCGCAGCGCCGATCCGGAGACCCTGCGGCAGCGCGCCGACGCCTATGTGGACGCCAAGTTCGGGGCGTTCCAGGCCGTACTCACCAAGACGCTGGAGGCGGTCGGCCGGGGCCGCGACAAGCTCCAGGGCGCCCGTGCGATCGATGAGCTGGGCCTCCACCTGGCCACGCAGGGCGACCCGCAGGCCGGGCACCAGGCCGACGCCGACTATCTCGCCGGCCTGGCGGGCATCGGCGCCGAGCAGCAGCAGCCGCCCCAGGCGCCCCCGATGCCCCAGATGCCTCCCATGCCCGAGGCGCAACCCCAGCCCCAGGTGCAGGAGCACCAGCAGCCCCTCCAGCCCCAGCAGCAGGGCTACTACACCGACCCCGGGGTCTACCAGCAGCAGGACGTCTACGGCTATCAGCAGCCGCAGGAGGTCCCGTACGCCCAGCACCAGGACCCCTACGGCTACGACTGGCAGCAGGCACAGCAGCAGGGCTACGACCCGAACGCCTACCTCCAGCAGCAGGTGCCCCCGCAGCCCCAGCAGCCCCCGCACGGCCACCCCGCGCAGCCCGGTGCTCTGGACGAGACCAGCCTCTTCGACACCAGCATGATCGACCTGGACCAGCTCAGGGCGTACGAAGAGGGGCGCCAGTAG
- the coaD gene encoding pantetheine-phosphate adenylyltransferase produces MTGSESEEPELRRAVCPGSFDPITNGHLDIIARASKLYDVVHVAVMINQSKQGLFTVDERIDLIRRATAEYGNVEVESFHGLLVDFCKQRDIPAIVKGLRAVSDFDYELQMAQMNNGLSGVETLFVPTNPTYSFLSSSLVKEVAAWGGDVSHLVPPFVLEALTERLRNKG; encoded by the coding sequence ATGACCGGATCGGAGAGCGAGGAACCCGAGTTGCGCCGCGCCGTCTGTCCGGGGTCATTCGACCCCATCACCAACGGGCACCTGGACATCATCGCCCGTGCCTCCAAGCTGTACGACGTCGTCCACGTCGCCGTGATGATCAACCAGTCCAAGCAGGGGCTGTTCACGGTCGACGAGCGGATCGACCTGATCCGCCGGGCCACCGCCGAGTACGGCAACGTGGAGGTCGAGTCCTTCCACGGTCTGCTGGTCGACTTCTGCAAGCAGCGCGACATCCCCGCGATCGTCAAGGGGCTGCGCGCCGTCAGCGACTTCGACTACGAGCTGCAGATGGCCCAGATGAACAACGGCCTGTCGGGAGTGGAGACGCTGTTCGTCCCCACCAACCCCACCTACAGCTTCCTCTCCTCCAGCCTCGTCAAGGAGGTTGCCGCCTGGGGCGGTGATGTCTCCCATCTGGTGCCGCCGTTCGTCCTGGAGGCTCTGACCGAGCGCCTGCGGAACAAGGGCTGA
- the rsmD gene encoding 16S rRNA (guanine(966)-N(2))-methyltransferase RsmD produces the protein MTRVIAGTAGGRRLAVPPGNGTRPTSDRAREGMFSTWESLDGPLGGARVLDLYGGSGAVGLEALSRGAAHVLLVEADARAVRTIRDNVRAVGLPGAEVRAGKAEQTAAAPSPGEPYDILFLDPPYVVTDAELCEILLTLRGQGWLADDALVTVERSTRGGAFPWPDGFAAIKARRYGEGTLWYGRAASTSAESASVSVS, from the coding sequence ATGACCCGCGTGATCGCCGGTACGGCCGGCGGCCGCCGCCTGGCCGTACCCCCGGGAAACGGCACCCGCCCGACCTCCGACCGTGCGCGCGAGGGCATGTTCTCCACCTGGGAATCCCTCGACGGGCCGCTCGGCGGTGCCCGGGTCCTCGATCTGTACGGCGGCTCCGGCGCGGTCGGCCTGGAAGCGCTCTCCCGCGGCGCCGCACACGTCCTGCTGGTCGAGGCCGATGCCCGCGCCGTGCGCACCATCCGGGACAACGTCCGTGCGGTCGGCCTCCCGGGCGCCGAGGTCCGGGCCGGCAAGGCCGAGCAGACCGCCGCCGCACCGTCCCCGGGCGAGCCGTACGACATCCTCTTCCTGGACCCGCCCTATGTGGTGACCGACGCGGAGCTGTGCGAGATCCTGCTCACACTCCGTGGTCAGGGGTGGCTTGCCGACGACGCACTCGTCACCGTGGAACGCAGTACCCGAGGCGGCGCGTTCCCGTGGCCGGACGGTTTTGCAGCGATCAAGGCCCGTCGTTACGGCGAGGGGACGCTTTGGTACGGTCGCGCCGCTTCGACGTCCGCCGAATCGGCGTCAGTAAGCGTGTCATGA
- a CDS encoding helicase-related protein: MAALDEPLKKILGGTTAKVLAEHLDLHTVGDLLHHYPRRYAERGELTRLSDLPLDEHVTVVAQVADSRVLKFNGGRGQRLEVTLTDGSGRLRLVFFGKGIHKPHKDLLPGRRAMFAGKVSVFHHKLQLAHPDYELLDGDAEGGADAVSAFAGQLLPIYPACQQMASWKISKAVDAVLPSARDAVDPLPGALRDGRELVPLTEALLKIHRPASKADIAAARDRLKWDEAFVLQVALARRRLAETQLPAVARTSTTGGILDAFDAKLPFTLTDGQLKVSREIFDDLATEHPMHRLLQGEVGSGKAQPLDALVLTPRGFSPMGEMAVGTEVVVPGGELAVVDGVFPQGEREVWRLVLSDGSAVECDDEHLWIVGEGDAEEKVLTTRELRRDLNDPGGRPRWSIAAAVPVDLDDGGDRPLDPYLLGRELAADRGPAARVPGAYRNAPLKDRLAVLRGLLETGSGHAGSGPAGAPAVFRAAHRPLADDLAWLVRSLGGRARLSAVGEGPYDVDVALPEEGGAGFRRTIHAIEYVGSKPVQCISVRHPCHAYVTDHFTVTHNTMVALRAMLGVVDSGGQAAMLAPTEVLAQQHHRSITEMMGELAEGGMLGGAEQGTKVVLLTGSMGAAARRQALLDLVTGEAGIVVGTHALIEDKVQFHDLGLVVVDEQHRFGVEQRDALRGKGKQTPHLLVMTATPIPRTVAMTVFGDLETSVLDQLPAGRSPIATHVVPAKDKPHFLARAWERVREEVAAGHQGYVVCPRIGDEEDAPKGAKKAAGSKGAADQAGSPEDAEEKRPPLAVLDIAGQLAEGPLAGLRVAVLHGRMAPDDKDDVMRRFAAGELDVLVATTVIEVGVNVPNATAMVIMDADRFGVSQLHQLRGRVGRGAAPGLCLLVSEMPEASPARARLAAVAATLDGFELSRIDLEQRREGDVLGQAQSGVRSSLRMLAVIEDEEVIAAAREEATALVTADPELTGYPELRIALSALLDEDREQYLDKG; this comes from the coding sequence GTGGCAGCGCTCGACGAACCTCTCAAGAAAATCCTCGGTGGCACCACCGCAAAGGTGCTGGCCGAGCATCTCGACCTGCATACGGTCGGCGACCTGTTGCACCACTACCCGCGCCGTTACGCCGAGCGCGGCGAACTGACCCGCCTCTCGGACCTCCCGCTGGACGAACACGTCACGGTCGTCGCCCAGGTCGCGGACTCCCGGGTGCTGAAGTTCAACGGCGGCCGGGGACAGCGCCTGGAGGTGACGCTCACCGACGGCAGCGGCCGCCTCCGGCTGGTCTTCTTCGGCAAGGGCATCCACAAGCCGCACAAGGATCTGCTGCCCGGACGCCGGGCGATGTTCGCCGGCAAGGTCTCGGTCTTCCACCACAAACTCCAGCTCGCCCACCCCGATTACGAGCTCCTCGACGGCGACGCCGAGGGCGGGGCGGATGCGGTGAGCGCCTTCGCCGGCCAGCTCCTGCCCATCTATCCGGCCTGCCAGCAGATGGCGTCCTGGAAGATCTCCAAGGCGGTCGACGCGGTGCTGCCCAGCGCGCGCGACGCCGTCGATCCACTGCCCGGGGCGCTCCGGGACGGCCGGGAGCTGGTCCCGCTCACCGAGGCGCTGCTCAAGATCCACCGCCCGGCGAGCAAGGCCGATATCGCCGCCGCGCGGGACCGGCTGAAGTGGGACGAGGCGTTCGTCCTGCAGGTCGCGCTCGCCCGGCGCCGCCTCGCCGAGACCCAACTCCCCGCGGTGGCAAGGACGTCGACCACCGGCGGCATCCTCGACGCCTTCGACGCGAAGCTGCCCTTCACGCTCACCGACGGCCAGCTGAAGGTCAGCCGGGAGATCTTCGACGACCTGGCGACCGAACACCCCATGCACCGTCTCCTCCAGGGCGAGGTGGGCTCCGGCAAGGCCCAGCCGCTGGATGCGCTGGTGCTGACGCCGCGCGGCTTTAGTCCCATGGGGGAGATGGCCGTCGGCACCGAAGTGGTGGTGCCCGGCGGCGAGCTCGCCGTGGTGGACGGCGTCTTCCCGCAGGGCGAGCGCGAGGTGTGGCGGCTGGTGCTCTCGGACGGCAGCGCCGTCGAGTGCGACGACGAGCATCTGTGGATCGTCGGGGAGGGCGATGCCGAGGAGAAGGTGCTGACCACCCGCGAGCTGCGCCGGGACCTGAACGACCCCGGCGGCCGCCCCCGGTGGTCGATCGCGGCCGCCGTGCCGGTGGACCTCGACGACGGCGGGGACCGGCCGCTCGATCCGTATCTGCTGGGCCGGGAGCTGGCCGCGGACCGGGGCCCCGCGGCCCGGGTGCCGGGTGCCTACCGCAACGCGCCGCTCAAGGACCGGCTGGCCGTGCTGCGGGGCCTGCTGGAGACCGGGAGCGGGCATGCCGGGAGCGGGCCCGCCGGAGCCCCCGCGGTGTTCCGTGCCGCGCACCGCCCGCTGGCCGACGACCTCGCATGGCTGGTGCGCTCGCTGGGCGGACGGGCCCGGCTGAGCGCCGTGGGGGAGGGGCCGTACGACGTCGACGTGGCGCTGCCGGAGGAGGGCGGGGCAGGCTTCCGGCGCACGATCCACGCCATCGAGTACGTCGGCAGCAAGCCCGTCCAGTGCATCAGCGTCCGGCACCCCTGCCACGCCTATGTGACCGACCACTTCACCGTCACCCACAACACCATGGTCGCGCTGCGCGCCATGCTCGGCGTGGTCGACAGCGGCGGCCAGGCCGCGATGCTGGCGCCGACCGAGGTCCTGGCCCAGCAGCACCACCGCTCGATCACCGAGATGATGGGGGAGCTGGCCGAGGGCGGGATGCTCGGCGGCGCGGAGCAGGGCACCAAGGTGGTGCTGCTGACCGGCTCCATGGGCGCCGCCGCCCGCCGTCAGGCGCTGCTCGATCTGGTCACCGGCGAGGCCGGGATCGTCGTCGGCACCCACGCCCTGATCGAGGACAAGGTGCAGTTCCACGACCTTGGCCTGGTCGTCGTCGACGAACAGCACCGCTTCGGCGTCGAGCAGCGGGACGCGCTGCGCGGCAAGGGCAAGCAGACGCCGCATCTCCTGGTCATGACGGCGACCCCCATTCCGCGCACGGTAGCCATGACCGTCTTCGGCGATCTGGAGACCTCGGTCCTGGACCAACTCCCCGCCGGACGCTCGCCGATCGCCACCCATGTGGTGCCCGCCAAGGACAAGCCGCACTTCCTCGCGCGCGCCTGGGAGCGGGTCCGCGAAGAGGTGGCGGCCGGACACCAGGGCTATGTGGTGTGTCCCCGGATCGGCGACGAGGAGGACGCGCCCAAGGGGGCGAAGAAGGCGGCCGGTTCCAAGGGGGCCGCGGACCAGGCGGGTTCACCGGAGGACGCGGAGGAGAAGCGGCCCCCGCTCGCGGTGCTCGACATCGCCGGGCAGCTCGCCGAGGGACCGCTCGCCGGGCTGCGGGTGGCGGTCCTCCACGGCCGGATGGCGCCGGACGACAAGGACGACGTGATGCGCCGGTTCGCCGCCGGTGAGCTGGATGTGCTGGTGGCGACGACCGTCATCGAGGTCGGGGTGAACGTCCCGAACGCCACCGCCATGGTGATCATGGACGCCGACCGTTTCGGCGTCTCCCAGCTGCACCAGCTCCGCGGCCGGGTCGGCCGTGGCGCGGCGCCCGGACTGTGCCTGCTGGTCAGCGAGATGCCCGAGGCCAGCCCGGCCCGCGCCCGGCTCGCCGCGGTGGCCGCCACCCTCGACGGCTTCGAACTCTCCCGTATCGACCTGGAACAGCGGCGCGAGGGCGATGTCCTGGGTCAGGCGCAGTCCGGCGTCCGCTCGTCGCTGCGGATGCTCGCGGTCATCGAGGACGAGGAGGTGATCGCGGCCGCCCGCGAGGAGGCCACCGCGCTGGTCACCGCCGATCCCGAGCTGACCGGCTATCCGGAGCTGCGGATCGCCCTGTCCGCCCTGCTGGACGAGGACCGGGAGCAGTATCTGGACAAGGGGTGA
- a CDS encoding DAK2 domain-containing protein produces the protein MPYPLDAAAVRSWCGLALEALGRERERIDAINVYPVADGDTGTNLYLTLESAARAVEAAFDGHASAGTAPRLADAIGAMAHGALIGARGNSGTIVAQLLRGMTEVLAATDGSADALRRALRRAAASTYEAVAHPVEGTVLTVAGAAADAAERAAGGDAGAAEVARAAHEGARSALQETPGQLAVLGRAGVVDAGGCGLVTLLGALADVLSGEVSAVPVAVRADAPLPEPAGCGVAGRAAADGRGDPDGPAFEVIYLLEADDAAVTGLRARLDGLGDSLVVVGGDGLWNVHVHVDDAGAAVEAGIEAGRPYRIRITHFGGARAKEPEMTARAVVAVVPGTGLAGLCAQAGATPVPVRPGEPPASGELVQAIRQAHAREVMLLANDAELRHTAAAAAEEARAEGVRVALIPTRSAVQGLAALAVHEPGRSFDEDMVAMTAAAGATRYAELALAERQSWTMAGVCQAGDVLGLIDGDVAVIGSDLTGTAMTVLDRMLSAGGEMVTLVLGAKAPDGLAGRLEEYVRERHLAVDTVVYDGGQHAAPLLIGVE, from the coding sequence GTGCCGTACCCGCTCGACGCCGCCGCGGTCCGCTCCTGGTGCGGACTGGCCCTGGAGGCGCTGGGACGGGAACGCGAGCGGATCGACGCGATCAACGTCTACCCGGTGGCCGACGGCGATACCGGCACCAACCTCTATCTGACCCTCGAATCGGCGGCCCGCGCGGTCGAGGCCGCCTTCGACGGTCATGCTTCGGCCGGCACCGCCCCCCGTCTCGCCGACGCCATCGGCGCCATGGCGCACGGCGCACTCATCGGGGCGCGCGGCAACTCCGGCACCATCGTGGCGCAGCTGCTGCGCGGGATGACCGAGGTGCTGGCCGCCACCGACGGCTCCGCCGACGCCCTGCGGCGGGCCCTGCGCCGGGCCGCCGCATCGACCTACGAGGCCGTCGCCCACCCCGTGGAGGGCACCGTGCTGACGGTGGCCGGCGCCGCCGCCGATGCCGCGGAACGCGCCGCGGGCGGCGATGCCGGGGCCGCCGAAGTCGCCCGCGCCGCCCACGAGGGCGCCCGCAGCGCCCTCCAGGAGACCCCCGGTCAGCTCGCGGTGCTGGGCAGGGCAGGTGTCGTGGACGCCGGCGGCTGCGGACTGGTCACGCTGCTGGGCGCGCTCGCCGATGTGCTGTCCGGGGAGGTCTCGGCGGTGCCGGTCGCGGTACGCGCCGACGCCCCGCTTCCCGAGCCGGCCGGCTGCGGGGTCGCGGGCCGGGCGGCGGCGGACGGCCGGGGGGACCCGGACGGGCCCGCCTTCGAGGTGATCTATCTGCTGGAGGCCGACGACGCCGCCGTGACGGGGCTGCGGGCCCGGCTCGACGGGCTCGGCGACTCCCTGGTGGTGGTCGGCGGGGACGGCCTGTGGAACGTCCATGTCCACGTCGACGACGCGGGCGCCGCCGTGGAGGCGGGCATCGAGGCGGGGCGCCCGTACCGGATCCGGATCACGCACTTCGGCGGCGCCCGCGCCAAGGAACCGGAGATGACGGCGCGGGCCGTGGTCGCGGTGGTGCCGGGTACCGGGCTCGCCGGACTGTGCGCCCAGGCCGGCGCGACGCCCGTCCCGGTACGCCCCGGGGAGCCGCCCGCCAGCGGCGAACTGGTGCAGGCGATCCGGCAGGCGCACGCCCGTGAGGTGATGCTGCTGGCGAACGACGCCGAGCTGCGGCACACCGCGGCGGCCGCCGCCGAGGAGGCCCGCGCCGAAGGCGTACGGGTCGCGCTCATCCCCACCCGCTCCGCCGTCCAGGGCCTCGCGGCGCTGGCCGTGCACGAACCCGGCCGCAGCTTCGACGAGGACATGGTCGCGATGACCGCGGCCGCGGGCGCCACCCGTTACGCCGAGCTGGCCCTCGCCGAGCGGCAGTCGTGGACGATGGCCGGCGTCTGCCAGGCCGGGGACGTCCTCGGCCTGATCGACGGCGATGTCGCGGTGATCGGCTCCGACCTCACCGGCACCGCGATGACGGTGCTCGACCGGATGCTGTCGGCGGGCGGGGAGATGGTGACCCTGGTCCTCGGCGCGAAGGCTCCCGACGGGCTCGCCGGGCGGCTGGAGGAGTACGTCCGCGAGCGTCATCTCGCCGTGGACACGGTCGTCTACGACGGGGGCCAGCACGCCGCGCCGCTGCTCATCGGCGTGGAGTGA